A portion of the Kiritimatiellia bacterium genome contains these proteins:
- a CDS encoding PQQ-like beta-propeller repeat protein, whose protein sequence is MASDRELRPLAVATATAALVIAAGLWGIADWLRREPPFELAERLPEPETPPATAPTVDLRGSFSAGPGTPSVVTSMWPRFRGPLADGISREPVPLAARWPSNGPPVLWQVAVGDGHAGPAVRHGRVYLLDYDEERRGDVLRCLSLDDGREIWRRFYAVDIRRNHGISRTVPAVSERVVVSIGPRCHVLCVDAFSGEFLWGMDLVREQGAKEPLWYTAQCPLLDGEVAVLAPAGRVLMLGVEVTSGRVVWETPNEDGWSMSHGSVIPMEFNGRRMYVYPALGGLVGVAADGPQVGRILWKTSEWRTSVQAPSALPLPGGRVLITAGYGAGSALFQLRPDGDRFRAELVWRADKTTFGSEQQTPLFHRDHLFAVMPNDGGALRRQLVCYDLGGRLVWSSGPQRRFGLGPLLIAAADDRLLVMDDEGTLTMVRATADGYHELARATVLPNARDSWGPMALVDGRLLARESTRLVCLDLRRR, encoded by the coding sequence ATGGCGTCCGATCGGGAATTGCGTCCGCTGGCCGTCGCCACCGCAACGGCGGCGCTGGTGATCGCCGCCGGTCTGTGGGGGATCGCGGACTGGCTCCGCCGCGAACCGCCGTTCGAGCTCGCCGAGCGCCTACCGGAACCCGAAACGCCGCCGGCCACCGCGCCGACGGTGGATCTGCGTGGCAGCTTTTCCGCGGGGCCCGGAACCCCCTCCGTGGTGACCTCTATGTGGCCCCGGTTCCGGGGACCGTTGGCCGATGGCATCTCGCGCGAGCCAGTTCCATTGGCGGCTCGGTGGCCCTCCAACGGACCGCCCGTGCTCTGGCAGGTGGCCGTCGGCGACGGCCATGCAGGTCCGGCGGTGCGGCACGGCCGCGTTTACCTGCTCGACTACGACGAAGAACGCCGCGGCGACGTGCTGCGCTGCCTCTCGCTGGATGACGGGCGCGAGATCTGGCGACGGTTCTATGCGGTCGACATCCGCCGCAACCACGGCATCTCGCGCACGGTGCCGGCGGTCTCCGAGCGGGTGGTGGTTTCAATCGGCCCTCGCTGCCACGTGCTGTGCGTCGACGCCTTTAGCGGGGAGTTTCTGTGGGGAATGGACCTGGTGCGCGAGCAGGGTGCGAAGGAACCGCTCTGGTATACCGCCCAGTGCCCGCTGCTCGACGGAGAGGTTGCGGTGCTGGCGCCCGCCGGCCGCGTGCTGATGCTGGGGGTCGAGGTCACCTCCGGGCGGGTGGTGTGGGAGACGCCCAACGAGGACGGATGGTCAATGTCCCATGGGTCGGTGATCCCCATGGAGTTTAACGGCCGACGCATGTATGTGTATCCGGCGCTCGGCGGGCTCGTTGGCGTCGCCGCCGACGGGCCGCAGGTCGGCCGCATCCTCTGGAAAACCTCCGAGTGGCGCACCAGCGTGCAGGCGCCCTCCGCGCTGCCGCTGCCTGGCGGCCGAGTGCTGATCACTGCCGGTTACGGTGCCGGCAGCGCACTGTTCCAGCTGCGGCCCGACGGCGACCGCTTTCGCGCCGAGCTGGTCTGGCGAGCGGACAAAACCACGTTCGGATCGGAACAGCAGACGCCGCTGTTCCATCGCGACCATCTCTTCGCGGTGATGCCCAACGACGGCGGCGCGCTGCGGCGGCAACTGGTCTGCTATGATCTCGGCGGCCGGCTCGTGTGGTCGAGCGGTCCGCAGCGACGGTTCGGACTCGGACCACTGCTGATCGCCGCGGCGGACGACCGGTTGCTGGTGATGGATGACGAGGGTACGTTGACGATGGTGCGCGCGACGGCGGATGGCTACCACGAGCTGGCCCGCGCCACCGTGCTGCCGAACGCCCGGGATTCCTGGGGTCCGATGGCGCTGGTGGATGGCCGTCTGCTGGCGCGGGAATCGACGCGGTTGGTGTGCCTGGACTTGCGGCGCCGATGA
- a CDS encoding ferredoxin, giving the protein MNSDSPSSPTSDRRQFLLRGAAAAAGFAVATLAGAAARGAASRDRMVWQIDPHKCIQCGRCMTNCVLTPSAVKCVHTYAMCGYCRFCFGYFDPGAAELNSAAENQMCPTGAIRRRFIEPPYYEYSIIEQLCTGCGKCVKGCNTFGNGSLQLQILHDRCAQCNECAIARRCPAQAIERVPLRAWNRMKAEFGPAGAAWTNPEPPAHA; this is encoded by the coding sequence ATGAACTCCGACTCTCCATCGTCGCCGACCTCTGACCGCCGGCAGTTCTTGCTGCGCGGCGCGGCCGCCGCCGCCGGATTTGCGGTCGCCACACTCGCCGGCGCAGCCGCGCGCGGTGCCGCCTCCCGCGACCGCATGGTATGGCAGATCGACCCTCACAAGTGCATCCAGTGCGGTCGCTGCATGACGAACTGTGTGCTGACACCGTCCGCGGTGAAATGCGTGCACACCTACGCGATGTGCGGGTACTGCCGGTTCTGTTTCGGCTATTTCGACCCTGGCGCGGCGGAGCTCAACAGCGCCGCGGAAAATCAGATGTGCCCGACCGGCGCGATCCGTCGCCGTTTCATTGAGCCGCCATACTACGAGTACTCGATCATCGAACAGCTGTGTACCGGCTGCGGCAAGTGCGTGAAGGGCTGTAACACTTTCGGCAACGGCTCCCTGCAGCTTCAGATCCTCCATGACCGCTGCGCGCAGTGCAATGAGTGTGCGATCGCACGCCGCTGTCCCGCACAGGCGATCGAGCGCGTTCCGCTGAGGGCGTGGAACCGGATGAAGGCCGAATTCGGGCCGGCCGGCGCCGCGTGGACAAACCCGGAGCCCCCGGCGCATGCGTGA
- the glmM gene encoding phosphoglucosamine mutase, with product MERLFGTDGIRGRANYHPITPEVALQVGKAIAHVFGASGHGSRRAVLGKDTRLSGYMLETALTSGLVSMGMDVFLVGVLPTPAVAHLTRSMAATVGIMLTASHNPYDDNGIKIFDGEGFKLSDDLELQIERHVVNGDLTAEHIRSDTMGKAYRIEDARGRYIEFAKGTVGHQNLSGLHVVLDCSNGAAYRIGPWIFEELGARVTKAYASPDGYNINNGCGALHPETVGQLVRQHKADVGIALDGDADRVIFTDSAGEVVDGDRILAMCALDFHSRGRLARETLVVTTMSNLGLHAAMAERGIRVVTTNVGDRQVIEAMRAGGYNLGGEKSGHVIFMDHATTGDGIITALQVLRLMKTTGQPLRELAGCMVEYPQKLVSLPVRARPPLETVSGLSQRLDEARRALGTNGRVVVRYSGTEPKVRVLVEGPSAEAVQEWCGRIVELLKQEIGA from the coding sequence ATGGAACGACTGTTCGGAACGGACGGAATCCGCGGGCGGGCAAACTATCACCCGATCACACCGGAGGTCGCGCTGCAGGTCGGGAAAGCGATCGCGCATGTGTTTGGTGCTTCCGGGCATGGAAGTCGCCGCGCGGTGCTGGGGAAGGACACGCGGCTGTCGGGCTACATGCTGGAAACGGCGCTGACGAGCGGGCTGGTCTCGATGGGGATGGACGTGTTTCTGGTGGGCGTGTTGCCGACGCCGGCGGTGGCGCATCTGACCCGCTCGATGGCGGCGACGGTGGGCATCATGCTGACCGCCTCGCACAATCCCTACGACGACAACGGGATCAAGATTTTCGATGGCGAGGGGTTCAAGCTCTCCGATGACCTCGAGCTGCAGATTGAGCGCCACGTGGTGAACGGTGATCTGACCGCGGAGCACATTCGCAGCGACACGATGGGAAAGGCGTACCGGATTGAGGACGCGAGGGGCCGTTACATTGAGTTCGCGAAGGGGACGGTCGGCCATCAGAACCTGTCGGGGCTGCACGTCGTGCTGGACTGCAGCAATGGCGCGGCGTATCGGATCGGGCCGTGGATCTTCGAGGAGCTGGGGGCGCGAGTGACGAAGGCCTATGCCTCGCCCGACGGCTACAACATCAACAACGGCTGTGGTGCGCTACACCCGGAGACGGTTGGCCAGCTGGTGCGGCAGCACAAGGCGGACGTGGGTATTGCGCTCGATGGCGACGCGGACCGCGTGATTTTCACCGATAGTGCGGGCGAGGTGGTGGATGGCGACCGGATTCTGGCAATGTGCGCGCTGGACTTCCATTCTCGCGGGCGGTTGGCGCGCGAGACGCTTGTCGTGACGACGATGAGCAATCTCGGGCTGCACGCGGCCATGGCCGAGCGTGGCATCCGGGTGGTCACGACGAACGTGGGCGACCGCCAGGTGATCGAGGCCATGCGGGCCGGCGGCTACAACCTGGGCGGCGAGAAATCCGGTCATGTGATTTTTATGGACCATGCGACGACCGGAGACGGCATCATCACCGCGCTGCAAGTCTTGCGGCTGATGAAAACGACTGGCCAGCCGCTGCGGGAGCTGGCCGGCTGCATGGTCGAGTATCCGCAGAAGCTGGTGAGTCTGCCGGTCCGCGCGCGCCCGCCGTTGGAGACGGTATCCGGCTTGAGCCAGCGGCTTGACGAGGCACGCCGTGCGCTGGGCACCAACGGCCGTGTGGTGGTGCGCTACTCCGGCACGGAGCCCAAGGTGCGGGTGCTTGTCGAGGGCCCCAGCGCCGAGGCCGTGCAGGAGTGGTGTGGTCGCATTGTGGAGCTGCTGAAACAAGAGATCGGCGCCTGA